The Kineothrix sp. MB12-C1 genome includes a window with the following:
- a CDS encoding Gp15 family bacteriophage protein: MNNVMLSDLPDEWKGYQIEADFRIGLQISQLLYDSDYTEFERITGCIDLLYYDIPESVEEAMQGITWFLNGWNHDNFEKGDNVRCVDFDMDQWRIYSAFLNQYHINLSEADMHWWKFMGLLTALNECAYTQVVGIRSEKINPKLSQKEKEAKKKAKRIYAIQNGDDQDEMSTEEKARYDEFMKFAKINKANSEPG, encoded by the coding sequence ATGAATAATGTTATGCTTTCTGACCTTCCTGATGAGTGGAAAGGATATCAGATAGAAGCAGATTTTAGAATTGGATTACAGATTTCCCAATTACTGTATGATTCGGATTACACAGAATTTGAAAGAATAACAGGATGTATTGATTTATTGTATTACGATATACCTGAAAGTGTAGAAGAAGCAATGCAGGGAATTACATGGTTTTTGAACGGATGGAACCATGATAATTTTGAAAAAGGCGATAATGTGCGTTGTGTGGATTTTGATATGGACCAATGGAGAATCTATAGTGCTTTCTTGAATCAATACCATATTAATCTTTCAGAAGCAGATATGCATTGGTGGAAGTTTATGGGCTTGCTTACGGCCTTGAATGAATGCGCTTACACTCAGGTGGTAGGCATACGTTCCGAAAAGATAAATCCAAAGCTTTCACAAAAGGAAAAAGAAGCAAAAAAGAAAGCGAAGAGAATATATGCTATCCAAAACGGGGATGATCAGGATGAAATGTCTACGGAAGAGAAAGCCCGTTATGATGAGTTTATGAAATTTGCAAAAATAAATAAAGCCAATTCAGAGCCGGGGTGA
- a CDS encoding phage tail protein: MGDYAASIRVGTKIETKQASTQLLSLENRLTKTKDKIMSLSDKMKELEQRKAPTKEYKELQTQLEAATKELGNLISRQNDLEAIGIKSGALWNEINEEIASAGIKVDEIKESMERLETAGKAFSLGSDSKEYETVSQQLKHAQNDLMLLQQKHDEAIGKMGTSEQRFGQNAVSTFKKIAESAKSAFGKAASFTRSALSKVSGTFQKIGNVAKGVFQRLHRDTTRQNSLFSTMKSRLGSIALSLLVFNWISKGFRAMIAGMKEGLQNLAQYSREYNAVMSDMVSALATLKNAFATAFAPIATIAIPYITQLINYLTAAVNKVAQFVSALTGKTTWIKAKKQTIDYAQSLNKVSKSAKEAYRSLASFDELNILNKNDIPESETGGIDPSGMFEELPIDSKIKALADKIKDILRGDDWSEIGRMIAAKINEAMKKIPWDKIQPEAKRIASGIATLLNGFIYELDWTLLGYTLAQGLNTALIFLNTFAEKFDWKELGKALSEGINALAEYFDWKLLGDTIKNWWNGIVNFLYELIVGTDWEKLGESIGEAFNTALNGIDWMHTAEMLGEGINSIFEFLLGLGKEIQWGQIGFEISNFLNEGFSSIDAEMAGESVRTWIDGIFHSALMALKNTDWGQVGSGLATFVNESILYADWKQIGATLSELANGFLDFVLEAVETLDWGQVGRDIVDFLINIDWLGLFGRLLVIICEVVLGLREGIEEAFLELASYLPDGFLKGIIEGFLGIDKWIDDHIFRPFIEAIKSLFGIHSPSTVMAEIGKFLISGLIKGIGDKKSDLTDTLTNVYDTVKGILDRLKNFVSDMVSSIKDKISSITSGVSSAWSSVTSWGASSFGRSTNYMMYSDDIPELATGGITTGTTIAKIGEAGREAVLPLENNTGWMDTLADKINGSGTYTFVAEIDGREIFREVIDRGEIYSKSTGKQAFSY, from the coding sequence TTGGGTGATTATGCAGCAAGCATAAGAGTAGGTACAAAAATAGAAACAAAACAGGCAAGTACGCAGCTTTTAAGCCTAGAAAATCGCCTGACTAAGACAAAAGATAAAATAATGTCTCTTAGCGATAAGATGAAAGAACTAGAGCAGAGGAAGGCTCCAACCAAGGAGTATAAAGAACTTCAAACGCAATTAGAAGCCGCAACCAAGGAACTTGGGAATTTAATAAGTAGACAAAACGATTTAGAAGCGATAGGAATTAAATCAGGCGCATTATGGAATGAAATTAATGAAGAGATAGCAAGTGCCGGCATAAAAGTAGATGAAATAAAAGAAAGTATGGAACGGCTTGAAACGGCCGGAAAAGCTTTTTCATTAGGGAGCGATAGCAAGGAATATGAGACTGTATCTCAGCAATTAAAACATGCGCAAAATGATTTGATGTTGCTTCAACAAAAACATGATGAAGCTATTGGGAAAATGGGTACGTCTGAACAAAGATTCGGGCAAAATGCAGTTTCAACTTTTAAGAAGATAGCAGAATCTGCTAAGAGTGCATTTGGTAAGGCAGCATCCTTTACACGTTCCGCGTTATCTAAAGTATCAGGTACGTTTCAGAAGATTGGGAATGTTGCAAAAGGTGTATTTCAAAGGCTTCATAGAGATACAACAAGGCAGAATTCTTTATTTTCTACTATGAAATCAAGGCTCGGGAGTATTGCTTTAAGCCTCCTTGTATTCAATTGGATTTCGAAAGGTTTTCGCGCCATGATTGCCGGGATGAAAGAGGGACTGCAGAATCTTGCACAATATTCGAGAGAATATAATGCGGTTATGTCAGATATGGTGAGTGCGCTTGCTACTTTAAAAAATGCATTTGCCACGGCCTTTGCTCCGATTGCAACCATAGCCATTCCCTATATCACACAATTAATCAATTATCTGACAGCGGCAGTAAATAAAGTGGCACAATTCGTCTCTGCTCTTACGGGCAAAACGACTTGGATAAAGGCAAAGAAGCAGACCATAGATTATGCACAGAGTTTAAACAAAGTATCGAAATCGGCAAAAGAAGCCTATCGTTCATTGGCTTCCTTCGACGAGTTAAATATACTAAATAAGAATGATATTCCAGAATCAGAAACCGGAGGCATTGACCCATCCGGCATGTTTGAAGAACTACCTATTGATTCCAAAATTAAGGCATTGGCAGATAAAATAAAGGATATTTTGCGTGGAGACGATTGGTCTGAAATAGGAAGAATGATTGCTGCTAAGATAAATGAAGCAATGAAAAAAATCCCTTGGGATAAGATTCAGCCGGAAGCCAAAAGAATTGCAAGCGGAATTGCCACTTTGCTCAATGGATTTATTTATGAATTAGATTGGACTCTTTTAGGTTATACACTAGCACAAGGGCTAAATACTGCACTTATCTTCTTAAATACTTTTGCAGAGAAATTCGATTGGAAGGAATTGGGGAAAGCTCTTTCCGAAGGTATTAACGCGCTTGCTGAGTATTTTGATTGGAAGCTGTTGGGAGATACGATAAAAAATTGGTGGAATGGAATTGTTAATTTCCTTTACGAACTTATCGTTGGCACTGATTGGGAAAAGTTAGGAGAAAGCATTGGTGAAGCATTCAATACAGCTTTAAATGGCATTGATTGGATGCACACAGCGGAAATGCTGGGCGAGGGAATTAACTCTATTTTTGAATTTCTCCTTGGTCTTGGAAAAGAAATTCAATGGGGGCAGATAGGATTTGAAATTTCCAATTTCTTAAACGAAGGATTTTCTTCTATTGATGCAGAGATGGCGGGTGAAAGTGTACGTACTTGGATAGATGGAATTTTCCACTCTGCACTTATGGCACTTAAAAATACGGATTGGGGGCAAGTAGGAAGCGGGCTGGCTACATTTGTAAATGAGAGTATATTATACGCCGATTGGAAACAGATTGGGGCTACATTATCCGAATTGGCAAATGGCTTCCTGGATTTCGTATTAGAGGCTGTTGAAACTCTTGATTGGGGACAAGTTGGAAGAGATATCGTTGATTTTCTTATTAATATAGATTGGTTAGGTCTTTTTGGAAGACTTCTGGTGATTATTTGTGAAGTTGTACTGGGATTAAGAGAAGGAATAGAGGAAGCATTTTTAGAATTAGCAAGCTACCTCCCTGATGGTTTTCTGAAAGGGATTATTGAAGGATTTTTAGGTATTGACAAATGGATAGATGATCATATTTTCAGGCCTTTTATAGAAGCTATTAAAAGCTTATTCGGAATTCATTCACCATCAACAGTCATGGCAGAGATAGGGAAGTTTCTTATATCTGGACTAATCAAAGGCATTGGTGATAAGAAATCAGATTTGACTGATACATTGACAAACGTATATGACACGGTAAAAGGGATATTGGATAGATTGAAAAACTTTGTGTCAGACATGGTGTCGTCAATAAAAGATAAAATATCATCCATCACAAGTGGAGTATCTTCCGCATGGAGTAGCGTGACAAGCTGGGGAGCAAGTTCATTTGGAAGAAGCACTAACTATATGATGTATTCCGATGATATTCCGGAGCTGGCAACTGGAGGCATAACCACAGGAACTACAATTGCTAAGATTGGAGAGGCTGGTCGTGAAGCGGTTCTTCCGTTAGAAAACAATACCGGATGGATGGACACTTTGGCGGATAAGATAAATGGAAGTGGAACTTATACATTTGTGGCAGAAATAGATGGACGCGAAATATTCCGTGAGGTTATTGATAGGGGAGAAATATATTCAAAGTCTACGGGTAAACAAGCGTTTTCATACTAA
- a CDS encoding DUF6711 family protein has protein sequence MFGGWLIKFGNVTLPNSFLLADGWESTPNQRVEIDAYRDANVLLHRETSENYKTKITFSVREMNLSEKMAFQNVIGLATLSGAEKKERKVSVTYWNDEDNVYTSAVMYMPDIKYQIHTVDERKNDINYNSFKVTLIEY, from the coding sequence ATGTTTGGCGGATGGTTAATTAAATTTGGCAATGTTACTCTTCCTAATTCCTTTCTATTAGCGGATGGGTGGGAGAGTACACCAAATCAAAGAGTAGAAATAGATGCTTACAGGGATGCAAATGTGTTATTGCACAGGGAAACTTCGGAGAATTATAAAACAAAGATTACATTTTCTGTGCGTGAGATGAATCTAAGTGAAAAAATGGCGTTCCAAAATGTGATAGGTCTGGCAACTTTGAGTGGGGCTGAAAAAAAGGAACGAAAAGTATCTGTTACTTATTGGAACGATGAGGATAATGTATATACTTCTGCAGTCATGTATATGCCGGATATCAAATATCAAATACATACTGTTGACGAAAGGAAAAATGATATTAACTATAATTCCTTTAAAGTTACATTGATTGAATATTAG
- a CDS encoding holin has product MNKEEFTKWLKAAGVRAIKTVAQTAVAMIGTAAIMSEVNWVVVVSASALAGILSLLTSTAGLPELKE; this is encoded by the coding sequence ATGAACAAAGAAGAATTTACAAAATGGTTAAAAGCGGCAGGAGTAAGGGCAATCAAAACAGTAGCACAGACAGCGGTTGCAATGATTGGCACGGCGGCGATCATGTCAGAGGTAAATTGGGTAGTGGTAGTGTCCGCATCGGCGCTGGCTGGAATCTTATCTCTGCTGACATCTACAGCAGGGCTGCCTGAACTGAAAGAATAA
- a CDS encoding N-acetylmuramoyl-L-alanine amidase, with translation MTIGVNCGHTISGAGYGAVGLIKESNHTRLVGYALMDKLRAAGVKVVDCTIDTANTQAEYLAAAVALANREDLDWFISIHFNASAAHTGQGVEVYTYEGRQYQDALDVCSNIATYGFKNRGVKAGSGLYVIRKTKAKSMLIEVCFCDNEQDVDLYNSIGGADTIAQAIFNGIYDYAVMPESVPEENHNMTSDEFVEYVGEIARQDWIDRKIMLPSVVVAQAIKESARGTSELAQNANALFGIKKNGWTGKTYIKIATEQRTDGSYYTVTGIEWRAYDSWKSSILDHNTYIAERSTDSGKTLRYKPIIGCDNYVFACQYLQDCGYATSLTYAESLINDYIEKYDLTRFDVVEDELAPEGKLWIVQLGAYRSRNNAERFIKRLESMGIISMLKLYKVEE, from the coding sequence ATGACAATAGGAGTAAACTGTGGGCATACCATAAGTGGCGCCGGATATGGAGCCGTAGGTCTTATCAAAGAATCGAACCATACGAGGCTTGTCGGGTATGCTCTCATGGACAAACTACGCGCGGCAGGCGTTAAAGTAGTAGATTGCACGATAGATACCGCCAATACGCAAGCGGAGTACCTGGCTGCAGCCGTTGCGTTGGCAAATCGTGAGGATTTGGACTGGTTTATCAGCATCCACTTTAACGCTTCCGCAGCACATACCGGACAGGGCGTAGAAGTCTATACCTATGAGGGTAGGCAGTACCAGGATGCGCTTGATGTATGCAGTAATATCGCCACCTACGGCTTTAAAAACCGTGGGGTAAAGGCTGGTAGCGGTCTGTACGTAATTCGCAAAACAAAGGCTAAGTCCATGCTGATAGAAGTCTGCTTCTGCGATAATGAGCAGGATGTAGACCTATACAATAGCATCGGTGGAGCAGATACCATTGCGCAAGCTATCTTTAATGGAATCTATGATTATGCAGTCATGCCGGAGTCGGTACCGGAAGAAAATCACAATATGACCTCCGATGAGTTTGTAGAGTACGTGGGCGAGATTGCAAGACAGGATTGGATTGACCGTAAGATTATGCTTCCTTCGGTGGTAGTGGCTCAGGCTATCAAGGAATCCGCAAGAGGAACTTCGGAGCTGGCACAGAATGCCAATGCCTTGTTCGGAATCAAAAAGAACGGTTGGACAGGCAAGACTTATATCAAGATTGCTACAGAACAACGTACCGATGGAAGCTACTACACAGTCACCGGTATCGAATGGCGGGCATACGACAGTTGGAAATCATCCATACTCGACCACAATACCTACATAGCTGAAAGAAGTACGGATAGTGGCAAAACGTTGCGTTATAAGCCTATAATCGGATGTGATAACTATGTCTTTGCCTGTCAGTATTTGCAGGACTGTGGATATGCTACCTCACTGACCTACGCGGAGTCTCTCATCAATGACTACATCGAAAAATATGACCTGACACGCTTTGATGTAGTAGAAGATGAACTTGCGCCGGAAGGGAAGCTATGGATTGTGCAACTTGGAGCCTACAGGAGCCGGAACAATGCCGAGCGGTTTATCAAACGGTTAGAGAGTATGGGAATTATATCTATGCTGAAATTGTATAAGGTAGAAGAGTAG
- a CDS encoding N-acetyltransferase, which produces MEQKFVKTHFVEMNLSDVIEQLGEGETKSILSSFTCPLNKDVENFIKHKAIEFSKRTTSKTHLVFWQTEDGEHTELVGYYTVSMKTITISKSVLSANEIRKLTSQGCEHTRAECRFPAPLIAQLGKNYTSGNDTLISGPDLLQMAINKIRNVQKEVGGRFIYLECEDKKELLEFYNGCNFKVFGKRELDKDEDDIQGSYLIQLFAMIS; this is translated from the coding sequence ATGGAACAAAAGTTTGTTAAGACACATTTTGTAGAGATGAATTTGAGTGATGTAATAGAACAGCTAGGAGAGGGTGAGACAAAGTCTATCCTCTCCTCTTTTACATGTCCTCTGAATAAAGATGTTGAAAATTTTATTAAGCATAAAGCAATTGAATTCTCAAAAAGAACAACATCTAAAACTCATTTAGTATTTTGGCAGACAGAGGACGGGGAGCACACAGAACTTGTTGGATATTATACTGTTTCCATGAAAACGATTACAATAAGTAAATCGGTTCTAAGCGCTAACGAGATAAGAAAACTCACTTCTCAAGGCTGCGAACATACCAGAGCTGAATGCAGATTTCCAGCCCCTTTAATAGCCCAGTTGGGGAAAAATTACACGAGCGGCAATGATACATTAATCTCTGGACCAGATCTGCTGCAGATGGCTATTAATAAAATAAGAAATGTGCAAAAAGAAGTTGGTGGCAGGTTCATATATTTAGAATGTGAGGATAAGAAAGAACTTCTTGAATTTTATAATGGATGTAATTTTAAGGTTTTTGGAAAAAGAGAATTAGATAAAGACGAGGACGATATCCAAGGAAGCTACTTAATTCAACTATTTGCAATGATATCGTGA
- a CDS encoding flavodoxin family protein, producing the protein MKIILHDLNQQEFTAWNLNKDDDTIIISDNGTIRNCIGCFGCWIKTPGVCVLKDNYNNMGELLSKCDELLIISQCVYGSYSPFIRNIWDRSIPYLLPYFITRNGETHHLNRYKNNFSLSVHFYGDDITQEERETATALVEANGVNFYSTGNKAYFYNSLHAIQEVFK; encoded by the coding sequence ATGAAGATTATTCTACATGATTTGAATCAGCAAGAATTCACGGCATGGAATCTGAACAAAGATGACGATACCATTATTATCTCTGATAACGGCACAATACGTAATTGTATTGGCTGCTTTGGATGCTGGATTAAGACCCCGGGAGTGTGCGTCTTGAAAGATAATTACAACAATATGGGAGAACTACTTTCCAAATGCGATGAATTGCTTATCATCAGCCAATGCGTATATGGTAGCTACAGTCCCTTCATACGCAACATTTGGGATAGAAGCATCCCCTATCTTCTTCCCTATTTTATAACCAGAAACGGTGAAACTCATCATTTGAACCGCTATAAGAATAATTTTTCACTGTCTGTGCATTTTTACGGAGATGATATCACCCAAGAGGAGCGGGAAACAGCAACAGCCTTGGTAGAGGCGAATGGTGTAAATTTTTACAGCACGGGAAATAAGGCATATTTCTATAACAGCCTGCACGCTATTCAGGAGGTCTTTAAATGA
- a CDS encoding TetR/AcrR family transcriptional regulator, with product MNNKPYHHGDLRNNLIEAGIDLINREGITGFSLRKVAAKCNVSHAAPYSHFKDIDDLICAMGEHVTKQFMKKLKASMIGQKRNPKSISILGEAYISFFIENPQYFQFLFYSSGITIDLDNDNTDDYPPFVLFREAAYQMFRSIRLPEDEYLKTLITLWSMVHGISSLLTNKNIRYSGNWNDIFKNNILFRRGHNEDYST from the coding sequence ATGAATAATAAACCTTACCATCATGGCGACTTGCGGAATAACCTTATTGAAGCCGGCATTGATTTGATTAACCGTGAGGGTATCACTGGTTTTTCCTTACGCAAAGTGGCTGCCAAATGCAATGTCAGCCATGCAGCGCCTTATAGCCATTTTAAGGATATCGATGACTTAATTTGTGCGATGGGCGAGCATGTGACCAAACAATTCATGAAGAAGTTAAAAGCGTCAATGATTGGGCAGAAGCGCAACCCTAAATCCATCTCCATTCTTGGCGAAGCATACATCTCTTTTTTCATTGAGAACCCGCAATATTTTCAATTCTTATTCTACAGTTCAGGGATAACCATTGATCTTGACAACGATAATACTGACGACTATCCACCCTTTGTTTTATTTCGGGAGGCTGCCTATCAAATGTTCCGGAGCATCCGGTTACCGGAAGATGAGTATTTGAAGACACTAATAACGTTATGGTCAATGGTGCATGGAATTTCCTCGTTACTCACGAATAAAAATATACGTTATTCCGGGAACTGGAACGATATCTTTAAAAACAATATTCTTTTTAGGAGAGGACATAATGAAGATTATTCTACATGA
- a CDS encoding cold-shock protein yields MNKGTVKWFNSQKGFGFISNEQGEDVFVHYSGLAMDGYKTLDEGQRVTFDVTKGARGLQAVNVCPA; encoded by the coding sequence ATGAATAAAGGTACAGTAAAATGGTTTAACTCACAAAAAGGTTTTGGTTTCATCTCTAACGAGCAGGGCGAAGATGTATTCGTACATTATTCTGGACTTGCGATGGATGGATATAAAACATTAGATGAAGGCCAGCGTGTAACTTTCGATGTTACAAAAGGCGCTCGTGGATTACAGGCTGTTAACGTTTGTCCCGCATAA
- a CDS encoding CPBP family intramembrane glutamic endopeptidase: protein MEIILKCIGILLAWWIGLQTIGVLLVSFQIQNPNVSILSSQVIMLLIALTLKRKSKIVWNDKERVNIIFVIGAVLTGIGLAFFSPISGVMQILTGNLGAQGPGSITASFMIFALLAPVAEEFFYRGIMMNLLRTRFGAGKMIFISSLLFAVAHFSAFMWIHTFVCGMLCGYYYYRSGKIVVPMIIHFVNNFIWGCLIPIYMLWKGYTSVEGTVSTEYNSLMELLTPFIISILIGILIIAATEIIMNKLIRTNGTKKYLK from the coding sequence ATGGAGATTATTTTAAAATGTATAGGGATATTACTTGCCTGGTGGATAGGATTACAGACGATAGGGGTATTATTAGTATCATTTCAAATACAGAATCCAAATGTTTCCATATTGAGTTCGCAAGTAATTATGCTTCTTATAGCCCTCACTTTAAAAAGAAAAAGTAAAATTGTATGGAATGATAAAGAAAGGGTAAATATAATTTTTGTAATAGGGGCTGTTCTTACCGGAATCGGACTTGCTTTTTTCAGCCCGATCAGCGGAGTAATGCAGATATTAACAGGAAACCTGGGAGCTCAGGGACCGGGAAGCATTACAGCGTCATTTATGATATTTGCGTTATTAGCCCCGGTGGCGGAAGAATTTTTTTATAGGGGAATTATGATGAACTTACTGAGAACTCGTTTCGGAGCAGGAAAAATGATTTTTATATCATCGTTATTGTTTGCCGTGGCTCACTTCTCTGCATTTATGTGGATTCATACTTTTGTCTGTGGTATGTTGTGTGGATATTACTATTATCGTTCCGGGAAAATCGTAGTTCCGATGATCATTCATTTTGTAAACAATTTTATATGGGGATGTTTAATTCCGATATATATGCTTTGGAAGGGATATACGTCTGTAGAAGGAACTGTGTCCACAGAATATAATTCCCTTATGGAATTACTAACACCTTTTATTATTTCAATTCTGATTGGAATCCTCATCATTGCTGCAACGGAAATTATTATGAATAAACTTATAAGGACGAATGGAACGAAAAAATATCTTAAATAG
- a CDS encoding D-alanyl-D-alanine carboxypeptidase family protein, whose protein sequence is METRKTLPIQSNEIENWPAGPSIGAESAIIMEANTGAILYSKNIHEKLYPASTTKILTCLIAAENSSLDEMVTFSHNAVFSIEKGSSNMGMDVGEAITMEEALYGILVGSANEVANAVAEHIGGSTEGFAQIMNDKAKELGCTDSNFVNANGLHDDDHYTSAHDLAVIAQAFYKNELLAKISGTPSYHFEPTATQPDDFILRTHHKLVNNEYPCEGIIGGKTGYTNSARQTLVSCAERNGMKLICIIMKEESPNQFSDTIDLFQYGFSNFEIVNVSENEINYNINNADFFQTNNDIFGSSKPVLSLNQESYLVLPKTAVFEDTLSSISYEIDDDSQIAKIDYTYNGVYVGSASVDIALGTASAYDFDTSIEETGEDELDAADKDSQENIIFVNVKRVLSFVLIAAGILIFLLIIKSLIQNYSFARRRRSRLRRRNKRRDRMRSRYRDFDF, encoded by the coding sequence ATGGAAACGCGAAAGACCCTTCCCATACAGTCGAACGAAATAGAGAACTGGCCGGCCGGCCCTTCGATCGGCGCTGAATCTGCCATTATTATGGAAGCTAATACCGGCGCTATTTTATATAGCAAAAATATCCACGAGAAATTATATCCGGCCAGCACTACTAAGATACTCACCTGCCTCATTGCCGCAGAAAACTCTTCCTTGGATGAAATGGTTACCTTTTCCCATAATGCTGTTTTTTCCATTGAAAAAGGAAGTTCTAATATGGGTATGGATGTGGGGGAAGCAATCACCATGGAGGAAGCTCTATACGGAATCCTGGTCGGTTCTGCTAACGAAGTAGCCAATGCCGTAGCTGAACACATCGGTGGAAGTACCGAAGGATTTGCCCAAATCATGAACGACAAAGCGAAGGAGCTCGGCTGTACGGATTCCAATTTCGTCAATGCCAATGGTCTGCACGATGATGACCATTATACATCAGCCCACGACCTCGCTGTTATTGCACAAGCATTCTATAAGAATGAACTGCTTGCCAAAATCTCCGGTACACCGTCTTACCATTTTGAGCCTACCGCAACGCAGCCGGACGATTTCATCCTTCGTACTCATCATAAGCTGGTAAACAATGAATACCCTTGCGAGGGAATTATCGGCGGTAAAACAGGCTATACGAACAGTGCAAGACAGACACTCGTAAGCTGCGCTGAACGCAATGGGATGAAACTGATATGCATTATTATGAAGGAAGAATCTCCGAATCAGTTCTCTGATACGATAGACTTATTCCAATATGGCTTCAGCAATTTCGAAATTGTCAACGTATCGGAAAACGAAATTAATTACAACATCAATAATGCCGACTTCTTCCAAACTAATAACGATATCTTTGGCAGTTCGAAGCCCGTCCTCTCCTTAAATCAGGAGAGTTACCTCGTACTTCCGAAGACAGCAGTATTCGAAGACACTCTCTCCTCCATCTCCTACGAGATCGACGACGATAGCCAAATAGCCAAAATCGACTATACTTACAATGGCGTATACGTTGGCAGTGCCTCTGTGGATATTGCTCTAGGCACTGCATCAGCTTATGACTTCGATACTTCCATCGAGGAGACTGGCGAAGACGAATTAGATGCGGCGGATAAGGATTCACAGGAGAATATTATTTTCGTCAATGTCAAAAGAGTGCTTTCCTTCGTTCTCATTGCCGCAGGAATCCTCATTTTCCTCCTTATTATAAAGTCTCTTATACAAAATTATAGTTTCGCCAGGAGACGAAGAAGCCGCTTACGCAGAAGAAACAAACGGCGGGACCGGATGCGTTCCAGATATCGGGATTTTGATTTTTAA
- the trmB gene encoding tRNA (guanosine(46)-N7)-methyltransferase TrmB: MRLRNITGSREIIGESEFVVHKPESRKGSWIGVFGNDRPIHIEIGMGKGRFIMDMAKAHPDINYIGIEKYSSVLLRALQKMEQEPEALPNVRFIRMDAETITEVFGEEEIDRIYLNFSDPWPKDRHARRRLPSREFLARYDKMLRRDGQLEFKTDNRDLFLFALEELDEAGWKAEKVTYDLHHEEEMMQGNIMTEYEEKFSSLGNPIYKYIIVR, encoded by the coding sequence ATGCGTTTACGGAATATAACGGGTTCGAGAGAAATAATCGGTGAAAGTGAATTTGTGGTTCATAAGCCTGAGAGCAGGAAGGGAAGCTGGATCGGGGTATTCGGCAATGACCGGCCGATACACATTGAAATAGGAATGGGAAAAGGCCGCTTTATTATGGATATGGCAAAGGCACATCCTGATATTAATTATATCGGGATAGAAAAATATTCCAGCGTCCTTTTGCGCGCACTTCAGAAAATGGAGCAAGAGCCGGAGGCGTTGCCTAACGTTCGTTTTATCCGAATGGATGCGGAGACGATTACGGAGGTTTTCGGAGAGGAAGAGATCGATAGAATTTATCTGAATTTCTCCGACCCGTGGCCGAAGGACAGACATGCCAGACGCCGCTTGCCATCGAGGGAATTTCTTGCACGCTATGATAAGATGTTGAGAAGAGATGGGCAGCTTGAATTCAAGACGGATAACAGGGATTTATTCTTGTTTGCATTAGAAGAATTGGATGAGGCAGGATGGAAGGCCGAGAAGGTCACTTATGATTTGCATCATGAGGAAGAGATGATGCAGGGAAATATTATGACCGAATATGAAGAGAAGTTTTCTTCTTTAGGTAATCCTATTTATAAATATATTATTGTGAGATAG
- the trxA gene encoding thioredoxin: MEYKFTTANFDEEVLKADIPVLVDFYADWCGPCKMMAPIVEKLAQQYEGRVKVGKCNIDDEIEVAQRYRVMSIPTFIIFKGGEAVSVSVGAVSQSELENKLQQVL; the protein is encoded by the coding sequence ATGGAATACAAATTTACAACAGCGAACTTTGATGAAGAAGTGTTGAAAGCAGATATCCCCGTTTTAGTGGATTTCTATGCGGATTGGTGCGGACCGTGTAAGATGATGGCTCCAATTGTGGAAAAGTTGGCACAGCAGTACGAGGGAAGAGTAAAAGTAGGCAAATGCAATATCGATGATGAAATAGAAGTAGCTCAAAGATACCGGGTAATGTCGATACCGACCTTTATTATATTCAAGGGCGGTGAAGCAGTGAGCGTATCGGTAGGAGCAGTGAGCCAGTCAGAACTGGAAAATAAGCTTCAGCAGGTATTATAA